The following proteins are co-located in the Paenibacillus sp. JNUCC32 genome:
- a CDS encoding helix-turn-helix domain-containing protein — protein MIRQRLFRYAVYRNMFLSFVLLTAAMIALVTVVLYMMFSWSTAKEVGKISESMLKQNSAVSSVIRDQVYNVGNLLLSDKEIVNALLDKEADPLKQYGVFGTLNRVQSTYPFIHSIGIYNGSNNTYLNTKGITKEQEKALLEEINSKNTSYFHLFPRKISSATSAKRSEDVLTFVLLPSYYSPLSSKGAIVINMSTDTIQDLIGGYRNEAVDSLHVIDDKGTIITHSDRSRFMEDVSQESYVQSILESDAESGYFTRSIDGRKSLVTYVKSKDMNWTFISVSQYQNLLFNMQALRTSALVLALACFVVSMFLSIWLTHHAYNPIRHLLEKMSAIPKMKENRRQINEFAILDTTYAEMTEKMKSMESEASVARQAHVLQLLKGGDETAFRRLAREGKGPYFLAAVLLLDSLDGSPGGEDEELQSYTCAAVAQAAQQMLEPEGASVATVGDGTIAIILSMKQSRLPLHVLGMLEELQGEMLRTLRVSVTVGIGTAAQTYEELRESFDCAQSCFQQRFFAGKGRIFHGDPVIAAESEHSEAQYPDKREKRIIEAIKLQQRDKLEKEIDQWIKEIRDYNYHEVMFFINQFIGGLYKQLNVHTVKNRESADLFLDFTRRITRFQTLQETADALKDLALRLCSLSEESGAVRHAEVVDFIQMYVRKHYARPDMSLEQVAGEVKLSRSYVGKLFKAHCELSFNDYLNAVRLEKARELLASTEESVQSISEQVGILNTTYFYTLFKKHYQISPAQFRSQHAIETKKAQ, from the coding sequence ATGATCCGGCAGCGATTATTCCGTTATGCAGTGTATCGAAATATGTTTCTCAGCTTTGTTTTGCTCACGGCAGCCATGATTGCCCTCGTAACCGTCGTCCTGTACATGATGTTCTCCTGGAGCACCGCGAAGGAGGTAGGAAAAATATCCGAGTCGATGCTAAAGCAGAACAGCGCCGTATCCAGCGTCATCCGCGACCAGGTGTATAACGTGGGCAACCTTCTGCTCAGCGACAAGGAGATCGTGAACGCCCTATTGGACAAAGAGGCTGATCCGCTGAAACAATATGGCGTGTTCGGTACCCTTAACCGGGTCCAGTCCACCTATCCGTTCATCCATTCGATCGGGATCTATAACGGCTCGAATAACACGTACCTGAATACGAAGGGGATTACCAAGGAGCAGGAGAAGGCGCTGCTGGAGGAAATCAACAGCAAAAATACATCTTATTTTCATCTGTTCCCGCGCAAGATCTCTTCCGCCACTTCGGCGAAGCGGAGCGAAGACGTCCTGACTTTCGTTCTCCTTCCGAGCTATTATTCGCCGCTAAGTTCCAAGGGCGCGATCGTAATCAACATGAGCACCGACACCATCCAGGATCTGATCGGAGGCTACCGCAACGAAGCGGTGGATTCGCTTCACGTCATTGACGACAAGGGAACCATCATCACCCATTCGGATCGGTCCCGGTTCATGGAGGATGTATCGCAGGAGTCCTATGTCCAGTCCATTCTGGAATCGGACGCGGAAAGCGGTTACTTCACCCGCTCCATCGACGGCCGCAAGAGCCTGGTTACCTATGTCAAATCCAAGGATATGAACTGGACGTTTATCAGCGTTAGCCAATATCAAAATCTGTTGTTCAACATGCAGGCGCTCCGAACGTCGGCGCTGGTTCTCGCTTTGGCCTGCTTCGTCGTCAGCATGTTCTTGTCGATCTGGCTGACGCATCATGCGTACAACCCGATCCGCCACCTGCTGGAGAAAATGAGCGCCATTCCGAAGATGAAGGAAAACCGTCGGCAAATCAACGAATTTGCCATATTGGATACCACTTACGCGGAAATGACGGAGAAAATGAAGTCGATGGAGTCCGAGGCTTCCGTCGCCCGGCAGGCGCATGTGCTGCAGCTGCTGAAAGGCGGCGACGAGACGGCATTCCGCCGTTTGGCCCGCGAAGGCAAGGGGCCCTATTTCTTGGCGGCCGTCCTTCTGCTCGACAGCTTAGACGGCTCGCCCGGGGGCGAGGACGAGGAGCTGCAGTCCTATACCTGCGCGGCCGTCGCCCAGGCGGCCCAGCAGATGCTGGAGCCGGAGGGAGCGAGCGTGGCAACGGTGGGGGACGGAACCATTGCGATCATTCTCTCCATGAAGCAGAGCCGGCTTCCGCTCCATGTTTTGGGCATGCTGGAGGAGCTGCAGGGCGAGATGCTCCGCACGCTCCGCGTGTCCGTCACCGTCGGCATCGGAACCGCCGCGCAAACGTACGAGGAGCTGCGCGAATCGTTCGATTGCGCGCAGTCCTGCTTCCAGCAGCGCTTTTTCGCGGGAAAGGGCAGGATATTCCATGGCGATCCGGTCATCGCCGCGGAGTCGGAGCATTCCGAGGCGCAGTATCCGGACAAGCGCGAGAAGCGCATCATCGAGGCCATCAAGCTGCAGCAGCGGGATAAATTGGAGAAGGAAATCGATCAGTGGATCAAGGAAATACGCGATTACAACTACCATGAAGTCATGTTTTTCATCAACCAGTTCATCGGCGGCCTGTACAAGCAGCTCAATGTCCATACGGTGAAAAACCGGGAAAGCGCGGATCTCTTCCTCGACTTTACGCGGCGGATTACCCGCTTTCAGACGCTGCAGGAAACCGCGGATGCCCTGAAGGATCTTGCACTTAGGCTCTGCAGCCTGTCCGAGGAATCGGGAGCGGTCCGGCATGCGGAGGTGGTGGATTTTATCCAGATGTACGTACGCAAGCATTATGCACGGCCGGATATGTCGCTCGAGCAGGTGGCGGGCGAGGTGAAGCTGTCCCGCAGCTATGTCGGCAAGCTGTTCAAGGCGCATTGCGAGCTGTCGTTCAACGATTACCTGAATGCCGTTCGTCTGGAGAAGGCGCGTGAGCTTCTCGCAAGCACCGAGGAGTCGGTTCAATCGATCAGCGAGCAGGTGGGCATTCTGAATACGACCTATTTCTACACGCTGTTTAAAAAGCACTACCAGATCTCGCCGGCCCAGTTCCGCAGCCAGCATGCGATCGAGACGAAAAAGGCGCAGTGA
- a CDS encoding alpha-L-fucosidase has translation MTKQTQAIREGWQWFTESRYGMFIHFGPYAQYGRGEQVLFREHLDQAEYARKACEWNPEFFDAELWAYTARKAGMRYACLTTRHHDGYCLWDTATTDYSSAKQAPGRDLVREFTDAFRAQGLRVGLYYSWIDWRIPAYFDGPEKDPVGWETMKQYLHAQVEELVTKYGRIDHFFFDGVWPRTAEDLDSIKLVERMKSIQPDILVNNRLGLSEEEKLHADGGGGSGDSEVLGDFGSPEHVIVPDQKRLWESSQVTTWRLWGYTNGERWRPADVLLDMLCECAEKGGTVGGNLLLNVGPQPDGQLPPAFVERALKIGEWLDVHGEAIYGSDGGNLTEFITYGRQTMKDNKLYLIIRFWDGRPVLRLADLVTPVSRVTLLTTGQELSFRQEGDVLWIEGLPRERPTELFPVIRIECEERPQTNPWGVNRLWTGDPSRIADWARTRGTSVYVDGQPRTRKE, from the coding sequence ATGACCAAGCAAACACAAGCCATCCGGGAAGGCTGGCAATGGTTTACGGAAAGCCGGTACGGCATGTTTATTCATTTCGGGCCTTATGCCCAATACGGGCGCGGCGAGCAGGTTCTGTTCCGGGAGCATTTGGACCAGGCCGAATACGCGCGGAAGGCCTGCGAGTGGAATCCGGAATTCTTTGACGCCGAGCTTTGGGCGTACACCGCGCGCAAGGCGGGGATGAGATATGCCTGCTTAACGACGCGGCATCATGACGGGTATTGCTTGTGGGATACGGCCACGACGGATTATTCCAGCGCGAAGCAGGCGCCCGGCCGGGATCTGGTGCGCGAATTTACCGATGCGTTCCGGGCCCAGGGGCTCCGGGTCGGCTTATATTATTCCTGGATCGATTGGCGGATCCCGGCTTATTTCGACGGACCGGAGAAGGATCCCGTGGGCTGGGAGACGATGAAGCAGTATTTGCATGCCCAAGTGGAAGAGCTGGTCACGAAATACGGGCGCATCGATCATTTCTTTTTTGACGGGGTCTGGCCGCGAACCGCGGAGGACCTGGACAGCATCAAGCTTGTGGAACGGATGAAGTCGATTCAGCCGGATATCCTGGTCAACAACCGTCTTGGGCTGTCCGAGGAGGAGAAGCTGCATGCGGACGGCGGCGGCGGCTCGGGCGATTCCGAGGTGCTGGGCGATTTCGGCTCGCCGGAGCATGTCATCGTCCCGGATCAGAAGCGGCTGTGGGAATCCAGCCAGGTCACCACGTGGAGGCTGTGGGGGTACACGAACGGCGAACGATGGCGTCCGGCCGACGTTCTGCTCGACATGCTGTGCGAGTGCGCGGAAAAAGGGGGGACCGTGGGCGGCAATCTGCTGCTTAACGTCGGACCGCAGCCCGACGGACAGCTTCCGCCGGCGTTCGTTGAGCGGGCGCTGAAGATCGGGGAGTGGCTGGACGTTCACGGCGAGGCCATCTACGGCTCCGACGGCGGGAACCTCACGGAGTTCATCACCTACGGGCGGCAGACGATGAAAGACAACAAGCTGTATCTCATCATCCGCTTCTGGGATGGGAGGCCGGTGCTGAGGCTGGCGGATCTGGTGACGCCGGTATCACGGGTGACGCTGCTGACAACGGGGCAGGAGCTGTCGTTCCGACAGGAAGGCGACGTGCTGTGGATCGAAGGGCTGCCGCGGGAACGTCCGACCGAGCTGTTCCCGGTCATCCGCATCGAATGCGAGGAGCGGCCGCAGACCAATCCATGGGGAGTGAACCGCCTTTGGACCGGCGACCCTTCCCGGATCGCCGACTGGGCGCGAACGCGCGGTACATCCGTATACGTCGACGGCCAGCCGCGGACAAGAAAGGAGTAG
- a CDS encoding DUF3502 domain-containing protein: MKKRKALALWLAAIFMVSVIAGCSGGGDAGSENGSASGENGGGDKLPVRYLLPGSAPQDLDAAVKAINEKLEADGLNLTYEPTYIAWDVWDQKTNLMMSTGEEFELIAIMHDTKGPTVLAGSGGIIPIDDLLDQYGTELKASMPDWIWESSKINGKITYVPNFWADTAYNDGMFTIRTDLLEKNGLKPPTSPEELLNAAETLQKNWPQDNKNVYIKMLEEPAYFLHTTYDTYPFTVADNMIYIDQQGNVKSWFETEEFKKDVKFMNEAYKRGLIMSDLLTTPTEVINQEELAGRYLYRPGDVGLSDAILQTFPDAKLDIYYLADQPKFRSYAIRNSNGISATSPHPEAGIQFLNWVYSSQENMDLVQSGVKDVHWKDTGKNTKDYLAKNENGSPAYELPYWLLGHVEMNRYPTNTDPARLERRTTVSEDAVNSITIGFTFDPTNIASQYANCIAELKTSVYPVMHGVVKYEDAYDKMLAAMKSAGLDEVVDEYKRQFDEWRAGQS, from the coding sequence ATGAAAAAAAGGAAAGCGCTAGCACTATGGTTGGCCGCGATATTCATGGTTTCCGTGATCGCGGGCTGCTCCGGCGGCGGCGACGCCGGCAGTGAGAATGGATCGGCGAGCGGGGAGAACGGCGGAGGGGACAAGCTGCCGGTACGGTATTTGCTTCCGGGCTCCGCGCCGCAGGATTTGGATGCGGCGGTCAAAGCGATCAACGAGAAGCTGGAGGCCGACGGTCTGAACCTTACCTACGAACCGACGTACATCGCGTGGGACGTATGGGATCAGAAGACCAACCTCATGATGTCGACGGGCGAGGAATTCGAGCTGATAGCCATCATGCACGATACCAAAGGACCGACGGTGCTTGCGGGCAGCGGCGGTATCATTCCGATCGACGATCTGCTGGATCAGTATGGCACCGAGCTGAAAGCTTCCATGCCGGACTGGATCTGGGAGTCGTCGAAAATCAACGGCAAGATCACGTACGTGCCGAACTTCTGGGCGGATACCGCGTATAACGATGGCATGTTCACGATCCGCACCGACCTGCTCGAGAAAAATGGCCTGAAGCCGCCGACATCGCCGGAAGAGCTGCTCAATGCAGCAGAGACGCTGCAGAAGAATTGGCCGCAGGACAACAAGAACGTATATATCAAGATGCTGGAGGAGCCAGCCTACTTCCTGCATACGACCTACGACACCTATCCGTTTACCGTGGCCGACAACATGATTTACATCGACCAGCAGGGGAACGTGAAGTCCTGGTTCGAAACCGAGGAGTTCAAAAAAGACGTGAAGTTCATGAACGAGGCTTACAAGCGCGGGCTGATCATGAGCGATCTACTTACGACGCCGACGGAGGTTATCAACCAGGAGGAGCTGGCAGGACGTTATCTCTACCGTCCGGGCGACGTTGGCTTGAGCGATGCCATTCTTCAGACGTTCCCGGATGCGAAGCTGGATATTTATTATTTGGCCGACCAGCCGAAATTCAGATCCTACGCGATCCGGAATTCCAACGGGATTTCGGCCACGTCTCCGCACCCGGAGGCCGGCATTCAATTCTTGAACTGGGTATACAGCAGCCAGGAGAACATGGATCTCGTCCAAAGCGGCGTGAAAGATGTGCATTGGAAGGATACAGGCAAGAATACCAAGGACTATCTGGCCAAGAACGAGAACGGTTCCCCGGCTTATGAGCTTCCATACTGGCTGCTCGGCCACGTTGAAATGAACCGTTATCCAACGAATACGGACCCAGCGCGACTGGAGCGGCGCACGACGGTATCGGAGGACGCCGTGAACAGCATCACGATCGGCTTCACCTTCGATCCGACCAACATTGCTTCGCAGTACGCCAACTGCATCGCCGAGCTGAAGACCAGCGTCTATCCGGTCATGCACGGGGTCGTGAAATACGAGGACGCCTACGATAAAATGCTGGCCGCAATGAAGTCCGCCGGTCTCGATGAGGTCGTTGATGAATACAAACGGCAATTCGATGAGTGGAGAGCGGGTCAGTCGTAA
- a CDS encoding glycoside hydrolase, which translates to MRTLVFYDEHFPYEGERPSAEALERLREWAVVAGAADVADRLTEGGWDALVHLHGPYFPKAAWAAIEAHLKAGGGLVHAGGVPFRRPVRELNGSWHAEREQLAYHQRMDIHDALAVDVSRVRELKASAECPILLGREELFGMEPTWGLTLHPTKASDIPAEMGACGPMDAVISPLLIGMDRDRRERSAPVVMLEQHKGDYAGGRWILINQQLRASFWETKGMDVLKDLAEYAGTGVTELWLKPNYASYEPGEQMRLTIQLQSLSRTSAPAQTWHFAVSLIKEADGETVWTGQEKSEAGMEQRDLQQLRLSVPVRLEAGLYRIVCEAESDSGERRTLTQAVWGVDRPLLQAGERLECGRDYFRRGGRTVPIVGMTYMTSDVARKFLHLPNVQRWDADMAEMKRAGINLIRTGIWTGYRMIMFADGHAAEDVMRAIDGFILTAKRHELEVTFTFFSFAPEAWEGVNPYLDPRSVEAQKRFVASIVGRHRGTTNVHWDLINEPSLFDPKRIFEGPVSIGDRFERQAWSEWLRQRHGDDLALLQERWNMTPGELPSFESAPAPSPDDKLFNSVLQPKKWGPWIDFTLFTMDMHNRWASELIGTIRRSDPRQLVTVGQDEGICSQRPSPSFYGPAVDYTTVHSWWQNDHLAWDGIFTKTPDKPNLIQETGIMHVQRPDGIAKRTEEELRSILERKYAYSFSTGGAGAVQWIWNINYFMDNANESNIGALRADGTQKPEADVSYDFGRFMKEAAGLFDDERQLEDIAVVYPYSNDFSSRKLAYEATTRAMRALTFGMNVHPRGIGEYQLEDLKRYPAKLIIVPSAHNFDDGAFAQLLDLAREGSTVLWTGPLRTDAYWGPAPHRLQQEIGETVHANVLREETLELAGEHFAVSFGERKINALAVDRPAGRLDGTLAPVTVTLGSGRFIWCPLPVEMNERWEPIQALYAEAIRSAAVSPELEWPKGGELPGIYGRKLTFGQGSLYVFVSEHGASAEVEVKDPATGKVYAFELERERTVMFTTDAGGQVQTVYRPEEVRIRQIQPS; encoded by the coding sequence ATGAGAACGCTGGTATTTTACGACGAGCATTTTCCTTACGAAGGCGAACGTCCGTCTGCTGAAGCACTGGAGCGATTGCGGGAATGGGCGGTGGTCGCAGGTGCCGCGGACGTGGCTGATCGTCTGACGGAAGGCGGCTGGGACGCGCTGGTTCATCTGCACGGGCCATACTTTCCGAAAGCGGCTTGGGCGGCCATCGAAGCCCACCTGAAGGCCGGCGGCGGTCTGGTTCATGCCGGAGGCGTGCCTTTCCGCAGGCCGGTTCGAGAGCTGAACGGAAGCTGGCATGCCGAACGCGAGCAGCTGGCTTACCATCAGCGAATGGATATCCATGATGCGCTGGCGGTTGACGTATCGCGCGTCCGGGAGCTGAAGGCCTCCGCCGAATGCCCGATCCTGCTGGGGCGCGAGGAGCTGTTCGGCATGGAGCCGACCTGGGGCTTGACGCTGCATCCGACCAAAGCGAGCGACATCCCGGCCGAGATGGGGGCATGCGGTCCGATGGACGCCGTCATCTCGCCGCTGCTGATCGGCATGGACCGTGATCGACGCGAGCGGTCCGCTCCGGTCGTCATGCTGGAGCAGCATAAGGGCGATTACGCCGGGGGCCGCTGGATTCTGATCAACCAGCAGCTGAGGGCATCGTTCTGGGAGACGAAAGGGATGGACGTCCTGAAGGATCTGGCCGAATACGCGGGAACAGGCGTGACGGAGCTGTGGCTGAAGCCGAACTACGCCTCCTACGAGCCGGGCGAGCAGATGCGGCTGACGATCCAGCTGCAGTCGTTGTCCCGGACGTCTGCCCCGGCGCAGACCTGGCATTTTGCAGTGAGTCTTATCAAGGAAGCCGACGGCGAGACCGTCTGGACCGGACAAGAGAAGTCGGAAGCCGGCATGGAACAGCGGGATCTGCAGCAGCTTCGCTTGTCCGTACCCGTACGGCTGGAAGCGGGCTTGTACCGGATCGTTTGCGAAGCCGAGTCCGATTCCGGGGAGCGCCGCACCCTGACCCAGGCGGTATGGGGCGTCGATCGTCCGCTGCTGCAGGCGGGAGAGCGGCTGGAATGCGGGCGCGATTACTTCCGCCGCGGCGGGCGGACGGTTCCGATCGTTGGCATGACGTACATGACCTCCGACGTCGCGCGCAAATTCCTCCATCTGCCGAACGTGCAGCGTTGGGATGCGGATATGGCGGAGATGAAGCGGGCAGGAATCAACCTGATCCGGACGGGCATATGGACGGGGTACCGGATGATCATGTTTGCCGACGGCCATGCGGCCGAGGACGTCATGCGGGCGATCGATGGCTTTATCCTGACGGCCAAGCGGCATGAGCTTGAAGTGACGTTTACGTTCTTCTCGTTTGCGCCCGAAGCCTGGGAAGGCGTGAACCCCTACCTGGATCCGCGATCGGTGGAGGCGCAAAAGCGCTTCGTCGCCTCCATCGTCGGACGTCACAGGGGCACGACCAACGTGCATTGGGACCTGATCAACGAGCCTTCGCTGTTCGATCCGAAGCGAATCTTCGAGGGGCCGGTATCGATAGGGGACCGGTTCGAGCGGCAGGCCTGGTCCGAGTGGCTGCGGCAGCGCCACGGGGATGATCTGGCGCTGCTTCAGGAGCGCTGGAACATGACGCCGGGCGAGCTGCCTTCATTCGAGTCGGCGCCTGCGCCGAGTCCGGACGACAAGCTGTTCAACAGCGTGCTGCAGCCGAAGAAGTGGGGACCGTGGATCGATTTCACGCTGTTCACCATGGACATGCATAATCGGTGGGCGTCCGAGCTCATCGGCACCATTCGCCGCTCCGATCCCCGCCAGCTGGTAACGGTCGGGCAGGATGAGGGCATCTGCTCCCAGCGTCCGTCGCCTTCGTTCTATGGCCCCGCGGTCGATTACACGACGGTCCACTCCTGGTGGCAGAACGATCACCTGGCCTGGGACGGCATATTTACGAAAACGCCGGACAAGCCGAATCTGATCCAGGAGACCGGCATCATGCACGTGCAGCGTCCGGACGGCATCGCCAAGCGGACGGAGGAAGAGCTTCGCAGCATCCTGGAGCGGAAGTACGCGTATTCGTTTTCGACCGGGGGCGCGGGTGCCGTGCAGTGGATTTGGAATATTAACTACTTCATGGATAATGCCAACGAATCCAACATCGGGGCGCTTCGGGCGGACGGAACGCAGAAGCCGGAGGCCGATGTGTCCTATGACTTCGGCCGCTTCATGAAGGAAGCAGCCGGCCTGTTCGACGATGAACGGCAGCTGGAGGATATCGCCGTCGTTTACCCGTATTCGAATGATTTTTCCAGCCGCAAGCTGGCGTACGAAGCGACGACGAGAGCCATGCGCGCATTGACGTTCGGCATGAACGTCCATCCGCGGGGCATCGGCGAATATCAGCTGGAGGACCTGAAGCGCTATCCGGCCAAGCTGATCATTGTGCCGAGCGCGCATAATTTCGACGATGGCGCTTTTGCCCAGCTCCTCGACTTGGCAAGGGAAGGGAGCACGGTCTTGTGGACCGGCCCGCTTCGCACCGATGCGTATTGGGGACCGGCACCGCATCGTCTGCAGCAGGAGATCGGCGAAACCGTCCATGCCAACGTTCTTCGGGAAGAAACGCTGGAGCTGGCGGGAGAGCATTTCGCCGTTTCGTTCGGGGAGCGGAAGATTAACGCGCTGGCGGTGGATCGTCCGGCGGGCCGGTTGGATGGGACGCTGGCACCCGTCACGGTGACCTTGGGCTCGGGACGGTTCATCTGGTGCCCGCTCCCGGTCGAGATGAATGAGCGCTGGGAGCCGATCCAGGCGCTGTACGCGGAAGCTATCCGCTCCGCAGCCGTTTCGCCTGAGCTGGAATGGCCGAAGGGAGGCGAGCTTCCGGGTATTTACGGCCGCAAGCTGACGTTCGGGCAAGGAAGCTTGTACGTCTTCGTCTCCGAGCATGGGGCAAGCGCAGAGGTCGAGGTAAAGGACCCGGCAACCGGAAAGGTTTACGCCTTCGAATTGGAACGGGAGCGGACCGTGATGTTTACGACCGATGCCGGGGGACAAGTGCAGACGGTTTACCGGCCGGAGGAGGTTCGCATCCGGCAGATCCAACCATCTTGA
- a CDS encoding glycoside hydrolase family 3 N-terminal domain-containing protein, with the protein MDYKDAAWPVSRRVEDLLKRMTVEEKIGQLIQPFGWKAYIRSDDGTIKLTEEFKSQLAEGGIGSLYGTLRADPWTGVTLANGLSPREGAEAVNAIQRYAMEHSRLGIPILFGEECSHGHMAIGATVFPVPLTIGSTWNTELFRSISRAVAAETRAQGGAATYSPVLDVVRDPRWGRTEETFGEDPHLVAEFAVAAVQGLQGERLDSHTSLLATLKHFVGYGASEGGRNGAPVHMGLRELHEVDLLPFRKAVEAGALSVMTAYNEIDGVPCTSSGYLLQDVLREAWGFDGFVITDCGAIHMLACGHNTAGSGVEAAAQSLKAGVDMEMSGTMFRAHLQQALEQGLVTEDDLNMAAGRVLELKFRLGLFDRPYVDPAWAEQIIGCKEHIALAYQAAAEGIVLLKNEGNLLPLDSSSGTIAVIGPNAHAPYHQLGDYTSPQPPGQIVTVLDGIRRRLGDSRVLYAPGCRIQGDSREGFPRALACAEQADVIVMVLGGSSARDFGEGTIDLRTGASVVTGHAESDMECGEGIDRSTLTLMGVQLELLQELQKLGKPVIVVYINGRPITEPWIDEFIPAIVEAWYPGQEGGSAIADLLFGDINPSGRLPLSIPKEVGQLPVSYNARRTRGKRYLETDLAPRYPFGFGLSYTEFRYGRLTVEPAVVPIGGEATVRIDVTNAGARDGAEVVQLYVSDLAASVTRPEKALKGFRKVFLKAGETQEVTFTIGSEQLELIGLDLKPVVEPGEFRIQVGPDSTRGEVASLMVEG; encoded by the coding sequence ATGGACTACAAGGACGCTGCATGGCCGGTTTCGCGGCGGGTCGAGGACTTGCTGAAGCGGATGACGGTCGAGGAGAAAATCGGGCAGCTGATCCAGCCGTTCGGCTGGAAAGCTTACATAAGAAGCGACGACGGTACGATCAAGCTAACCGAGGAGTTCAAGTCGCAGCTTGCGGAGGGAGGAATCGGTTCCTTGTACGGAACGCTGCGGGCCGATCCCTGGACCGGGGTGACGCTGGCGAACGGTCTGTCCCCGCGGGAAGGGGCGGAAGCGGTTAATGCGATTCAGCGTTATGCGATGGAGCACTCGCGGCTGGGGATTCCGATTCTGTTCGGGGAAGAATGCTCCCACGGGCATATGGCGATCGGGGCGACGGTGTTTCCCGTACCGCTTACGATCGGCAGCACCTGGAACACGGAGCTGTTCCGCAGCATAAGCCGCGCCGTTGCCGCCGAGACAAGAGCTCAGGGGGGAGCGGCCACCTATTCGCCGGTGCTGGACGTGGTACGGGATCCCCGCTGGGGCCGTACCGAAGAAACCTTTGGCGAGGATCCCCATTTGGTGGCCGAATTCGCGGTTGCCGCCGTGCAGGGACTGCAAGGCGAGCGCCTGGATTCGCATACCAGCCTGCTGGCTACGCTGAAGCATTTCGTAGGCTACGGCGCTTCCGAAGGGGGACGCAATGGGGCCCCTGTTCACATGGGCCTTCGGGAGCTTCACGAGGTCGATTTGCTGCCGTTCCGCAAGGCCGTTGAAGCGGGTGCCTTGTCGGTCATGACGGCCTATAATGAAATCGACGGAGTCCCTTGCACATCCAGCGGGTACCTGCTGCAAGACGTTCTTCGGGAGGCGTGGGGCTTTGACGGCTTCGTCATTACCGATTGCGGCGCGATCCATATGTTGGCATGCGGTCACAATACGGCCGGATCGGGCGTGGAGGCGGCGGCCCAGTCGCTGAAGGCCGGTGTCGACATGGAGATGTCCGGGACCATGTTCCGGGCACATCTTCAGCAAGCGCTGGAGCAAGGGCTGGTCACTGAAGACGATCTGAATATGGCAGCCGGACGCGTGTTGGAGCTGAAGTTTCGCCTGGGACTCTTTGATCGGCCTTATGTGGATCCAGCCTGGGCAGAGCAGATCATAGGCTGCAAGGAGCATATCGCTCTGGCCTACCAGGCGGCGGCTGAAGGCATCGTGCTCCTGAAAAACGAGGGGAACCTGCTGCCTCTGGATTCGAGCAGCGGAACCATTGCCGTCATTGGCCCCAACGCCCATGCGCCGTACCATCAGCTTGGCGATTATACCTCCCCCCAGCCGCCGGGGCAGATCGTAACGGTGCTGGACGGCATCCGCCGACGGCTGGGAGACAGCCGCGTGCTGTATGCGCCGGGCTGCCGCATACAAGGCGATTCAAGGGAAGGGTTTCCTCGGGCGCTGGCATGCGCCGAGCAAGCCGACGTCATCGTGATGGTGCTTGGCGGCTCCAGCGCACGGGATTTCGGGGAGGGCACCATCGATCTGAGAACCGGTGCCTCGGTCGTGACCGGACATGCCGAGAGCGATATGGAATGCGGGGAAGGGATTGACCGCTCGACCCTGACGCTGATGGGCGTGCAGCTGGAGCTGCTGCAGGAGCTCCAGAAGCTCGGCAAGCCGGTGATTGTTGTCTATATCAACGGACGGCCGATTACGGAGCCGTGGATCGACGAGTTTATTCCGGCGATCGTCGAAGCTTGGTATCCCGGCCAAGAGGGAGGCAGCGCGATTGCGGACCTGCTGTTTGGCGATATCAACCCGTCCGGCCGTCTGCCGCTGTCCATTCCGAAGGAGGTTGGCCAGCTGCCGGTCTCTTATAATGCCAGACGGACCCGGGGCAAGCGTTACCTGGAGACGGATCTTGCGCCGCGGTATCCGTTCGGCTTCGGCTTAAGCTATACGGAATTCCGTTACGGCCGTCTGACGGTCGAGCCGGCCGTTGTTCCCATAGGCGGCGAAGCCACGGTCCGGATCGACGTGACCAACGCGGGAGCACGGGACGGCGCGGAAGTCGTTCAGCTGTACGTCTCGGATCTGGCCGCCTCCGTTACCCGTCCCGAGAAGGCCCTGAAAGGGTTCCGAAAGGTGTTCCTGAAGGCCGGGGAAACGCAGGAAGTAACGTTCACCATCGGCAGCGAGCAGCTGGAATTGATCGGCCTTGACCTGAAGCCGGTGGTGGAGCCGGGCGAGTTCCGCATTCAGGTCGGTCCCGACTCGACGAGAGGAGAGGTCGCAAGCTTGATGGTGGAAGGCTAA